CACCCTTTAAACTCAGACTTAAATTTTTAGTTACATTATATGTACTACCAATACTTACATCATAGGCACTACCAACATGAACATCTTTATAAGAATATGAACTTTTGTAGTTTAATGAAGTAAAATACTCAAACCTTTTATACTCTCCCATATACTTAATGTATCCACCATCTTGTGAATTATTTGCAATCTCACTCAAACTTGTTAAATAATAATTAAGTTTTATTTTATCTTGGTTTGCAAAATTATACTCATAATCAAATATCCAACCATCAGTTGTAATTTTGTGATCAACATTTACAAAACCATAAGAAGAAAGATATATAAAATCTTTTATAGTAACATGATCATATGTTATTCCAAATTTTGAGTTATCTGTAGTAAAAACACCTTCAAGAGTGTAGAATCTGTACTTTTGCTCTTTTAATTCTTTGTTAGAAGGTAAAGCAAAATCTATACTATAAAAATCTTGAGGTACAGTTGTTATTGTATAAAAACTTTTTAGACCAAAATTTTTATAAGGGGTATAAATAGTTCCTATTCTATAATTACTATTTGTAGAATCTTTTAAAAATCCTTTTCTTTTGTATTTATCATACTTTGCATTTCCTATAATTATTAAATCATCTTTTATTTTATAATCATCTTGAAATAACACAGAATAAACACTCTCTTCATTAAAGTTGTTAAACTCTCCTACATCAATAGAAGTATTTGAATTAATAAGAGTTCTATTATTTACTTCATACTTTTTATTTTCCATGCTTAGTGCAGCTAAAAAGTTATTGTTTTTATAATTAAATGTTTTTGATAAATATGCATTTGTTTTTGTTAGCTTTAAATCTTCATTATATTTTGTAATATTTTGTAAAGGAGAAAAAAGATAAGGAATAATTGTAATGCCTTCCTTATTTTCTTCTTCATATTTTCTATTATTTTTCCCAATTGAAAAATTAAATTTTATTGATTTATCATCTAAAAAATACTTGGTAACATCTAAAAAATAGTTTTTTGAATATATTTCACCACTGTTTGGAGTTATATCTTTTGAGAATCCCATATAGTTATCTTTTCTTAAATCACTATACCCAACATTGATACTTGTTGTTTCATTCTTTACATCTAAGTAAAGATATCTCCTATGAGAATCATTTGAAAGTTTTCTGTCTTTATAATCGGACTCATCTCTTATTTTTGTATTATTTAAATATATTAAATATGACCAATCTGTACCTAATTGAGATGAATAAGTAAATCCATTTGAATTTGTATGATTATTAGAAATTTGAGAAGTAATTTCAGCACCATTTTCTTTTTCAGGATTTTTAGTATAAAGTCTTATAAAATATACTCCACTATCATTTCCAAGAGAAAAAGAACTTTGTCCATAATATATCTCAACATGGTCAATAAAATCTAAAGGTAAATCACCCCAAATAATAAAGGGTGATTTAGTTTGAGCTGAGCTTATTTCATGGTCATTTATAAAAAACCTAAAAAATCCACTAACAGTTGTTTTACTTCCTGCAAGGGATGGATTAGATACTCCATATCTATTTTTATTTAGTGTAAAAAGGGGAAGTTCTTTTAAGATATCACTTAATTTATGGTATTGCATAAGTTTCATCTCTTTTTGCGAATAAATACGAACATGCCCCATTTTCTCATCTACAGTTTGCAATGAGTTTTCAGTGGTTTTTTCATATTGATCAAGTAAAGATTCTAAAGTACTTGAAAATAATGTTGAAAGAAATAAAAAAAGCAATAATAATATTTTCATCTAATACCTAGTTTTGTAGTCATATACGCACATAAAGCCAAATTTTAGCCAAAATAAATTTAATTGTTTATTTAAAACATTTAATGTTGCATAATATGAAACTAGAAATAATTAGTTTCATTTTAAATTCTAAATTAAAACTTTATGATATATCATTTATCAATAATAAAAAGGAGAAATATTATGTCAAAAAAAATATTGATTATTGCTGGAGATTTTGTTGAAGATTATGAATTAATGGTACCATTTCAAGCTCTTTTGATGTTAGGACACACTGTTGATGTTATTTGTCCAGATAAAAAAGCAGGTGATCAAATAAAAACTGCAATTCATGATTTTGAAGGTGATCAAACTTATACAGAGAAACCAGGGCATAAATTTGCTTTAAATGCTACTTTTGATGAAATAGATGAAAATAGTTATGATGCACTTCTAATTCCAGGAGGAAGAGCTCCTGAATACATCAGATTATATCCTAGAGTTTTAGAAATAGTTCAAAACTTTAATTCAAAAAATAAACCAATAGCTTCTGTTTGTCATGGTATTCAAGTATTAGTTGCTGCTGGAATAGTCAAAGATAGAACTTGTTCTTGTTATCCAGCTTGTTCTCCTGATCTTACTACAAATGGTGGGAAATGGGCAGATATTGGGTTTGAAGATGCTTATGTAGATGGCAACTTAGTTACAGCTGCTGCATGGCCTGCTCATCCAAAATGGCTTGCAAAATTCAATGAACTTCTAGCTTAAATTTTCAAAATAACAGAACTTTAAAAATAGTTCTGTTATTTGATATAATAAACAAAAAGAGTTCTATTATGTCAACTAACAAATCTTTTACAAAAGGTTTACAAGTTTACAAAGAAATTGTGAACTATGATAAACCTATTTTAGCAAAACAACTATGCAAAAAACTAAACATAGAAAAAAGTACCATGTCAAGATTACTAAAAACACTTGAAGAAGAAGGCTTTATAACTCACTTAGAGAAATCAAATGAAATAATTGCAACTGATATAATAAAACCAATAAGTTCAAAGACAAGAATAGAACTTATAGTAAATAAAACAAACTCCCTACTAGAAGAGATATATTCAATTACTAATGAATGTTCTTATTTAGGGGTCTTTGACAATTACAAAGTTTTATACATAAATCAATTTGACAATTCAGATAGGATAATTAAAACAAGAAATAAA
The Arcobacter sp. F2176 DNA segment above includes these coding regions:
- a CDS encoding IclR family transcriptional regulator yields the protein MSTNKSFTKGLQVYKEIVNYDKPILAKQLCKKLNIEKSTMSRLLKTLEEEGFITHLEKSNEIIATDIIKPISSKTRIELIVNKTNSLLEEIYSITNECSYLGVFDNYKVLYINQFDNSDRIIKTRNKIGLQAPLHTNALGKSILAFGNFDLEKVKLNSYTHNTITSLKSLEDTLKEVRENGYSIDDKEYQDGMRCVGVPLFNHENILIASVGISGTKDRLTLDKSHEYGKMILDIVSRYSIVL
- a CDS encoding DJ-1/PfpI family protein: MSKKILIIAGDFVEDYELMVPFQALLMLGHTVDVICPDKKAGDQIKTAIHDFEGDQTYTEKPGHKFALNATFDEIDENSYDALLIPGGRAPEYIRLYPRVLEIVQNFNSKNKPIASVCHGIQVLVAAGIVKDRTCSCYPACSPDLTTNGGKWADIGFEDAYVDGNLVTAAAWPAHPKWLAKFNELLA
- a CDS encoding TonB-dependent siderophore receptor, with product MKILLLLFLFLSTLFSSTLESLLDQYEKTTENSLQTVDEKMGHVRIYSQKEMKLMQYHKLSDILKELPLFTLNKNRYGVSNPSLAGSKTTVSGFFRFFINDHEISSAQTKSPFIIWGDLPLDFIDHVEIYYGQSSFSLGNDSGVYFIRLYTKNPEKENGAEITSQISNNHTNSNGFTYSSQLGTDWSYLIYLNNTKIRDESDYKDRKLSNDSHRRYLYLDVKNETTSINVGYSDLRKDNYMGFSKDITPNSGEIYSKNYFLDVTKYFLDDKSIKFNFSIGKNNRKYEEENKEGITIIPYLFSPLQNITKYNEDLKLTKTNAYLSKTFNYKNNNFLAALSMENKKYEVNNRTLINSNTSIDVGEFNNFNEESVYSVLFQDDYKIKDDLIIIGNAKYDKYKRKGFLKDSTNSNYRIGTIYTPYKNFGLKSFYTITTVPQDFYSIDFALPSNKELKEQKYRFYTLEGVFTTDNSKFGITYDHVTIKDFIYLSSYGFVNVDHKITTDGWIFDYEYNFANQDKIKLNYYLTSLSEIANNSQDGGYIKYMGEYKRFEYFTSLNYKSSYSYKDVHVGSAYDVSIGSTYNVTKNLSLSLKGENIFNKSTQSLFYDVSTKKDFALKDYGRSVTMTLKWVF